The DNA segment TGTTTGTTTCAATGCTTGAACCAAGCCTTTCACTCGATTTTCCACTCGACTGCGTTCTCCAGTTACACCAGTTACGCTTACCAAATAAGTAAAGCCACGACTGTTCTGAGCGATGCAGCTCATTCGTCTTAGTGGGGTTGTTGGAGCAACCAAAAGAATAAGATCGATTCTTGTTTGCGCCGCGACCAAAGACAGTTGCTTGGCTTCCTCCAGCGGCAGGTCAGGAACTACCAATCCTGATGCTCCTGCCTTTGCGGCTTGGTCACAGAAGCGCTCCATTCCCATGTTGAGTAAAGGGTTGGAGTAAGTAAATAAAATTATGGGAATAGATAATCTTCCACGAAGAGAAGAGACCATCTCTAGGACGGTCGTCAAAGTAGTTTTAGAAGCGAGAGCACGAGCCGCCGCTGCTTGAATGACAGGCCCGTCAGCAAGTGGATCGCTGTAAGGCACCCCAAGTTCCACCATATCAGCTCCTGCTGCTTCTAGGCCAGCTAACACTTCAGCGGTGACCGATAAATCAGGGTCACCAGCCATAAGGAACGGTATTAAGGCCATGTGACCACTTTTCTTTAGTTGTTCGAAACGCAGTGCAATAGTCGACGGCTGCTGGGTTGACATCTTGGAAGCTCAACCTAAGCGAAACATGTCAAGCTTACGATTCGGGAGACCTCCTATCCGTGGTGGGGACTTCGCCACCATCGGCACCGAGTTGATTCAGTAGCGCCTGCTGTTCCTTTTCTGTCAAAGCAGTGAACCGGGCTTCTATGTCGTTCGCAGCAACTTCGTCATAAACGCTGCGATACCGACGACGCTGCTCCATGTAGGTCATCCGTCCAGTGATAACGCGCAACATATAGGAGGTTGTCCAGACCATCACAATCAGCACCAAAAGGGCTTGCGCGGCTATACCCGATGAGAAACCCTGAAAGCCAGCCATCTGAAAACTGATTTGGCCTAGTCCACCAATCAGGAAAACCGCTAAGCCAATCAGTAGTACCTTTCCACGAGTCAATTCAAACCTCTCCTTGTCCGCTAAGTCGAAAATTAATGAAAGGGGCGAACACGATCATGCCTGGGAAAAACAAGAACACAAATCCATAAATAACTAAACGCTCTAACTTGCTCATGCTATGCCAACGGAAATTCATCCAGGCATAAAGCGCTAAGGGAACGACCACAAGGTATAGACCAGCTATCAGGGCGTAGGCCAACAGTACGAACAGTGTCTCTTCAGGGATTTGATTGGTGAGGAACTGAAAGTCCAAAATGTCACAACGAGTGATGCAAATTTAAGATGGTTGCTGTGGGGGTATGGCGGAATTGGTAGACGCACGCGACTTAAAATCGCTTGGGCCGTAAGGCCTGTGGGGGTTCAAGTCCCCCTACCCCTATCCGAACAACTCGAAACGGTAATAGCCCTAAAGCCTCGGCGTGGAATTCCTTCCACATAACGTGTCTTAACTCAGTTGTGGATAGTGAAGTCGCCGTTTGACTCCGTTACAAGCAGATGGATGAACAGACCAACCTGTTGTTAACTTCCCTGGGCTGGGTGCTGTTGCAAGAGGATTCTGCAGTCTTTTCCGCCTTCTGAAACATTATGTAATATATCAAAAGCGGTTGTTTCTTTCGCTACTCTGCATCGACTGATAGGACCGATTTGGCAGTGCGTTTCAGAGTCTAAACGCGTGGTTGCAATCGCCAAGGGAGCGTTTCTCCGGCGTGAAATGGAACAAAGCCATTTACTAGATCTGGGACTAATTGTTTATCTCGTTGGAGAATGATGCGTTCTTCATTTACGGGTAACCCATAGAATGCAGGGCCATGCAGCGACGCAAAAGCCTCGAGACGATCAAGTTTCCCTTCTTGGTCAAACGCCAAAGCGTAGCTTTCCAAGGCGTAAGGAGCATTAAAAATACCGGCACAACCACACGAGGTCTCTTTAGCGGATCTGACGTGCGGAGCAGAGTCTGTACCAAGAAAAAAGCGTCGATCTCCGCTTGTGGCTGCGCGACGTAAGGCAAGACGATGTTGTTCCCTTTTTGCTACCGGTAAACAATAAAAATCGCTGAGCAATCCGCCCGCGAACATCGCATTGCGATTGATATGGAGATGATGAGGAGTAATGGTGGCAGCCAGGTTCTGATCTGCAGAGCCCACGAAATCCACAGCTTGTTCCGTCGTGATGTGTTCCAAGACCATCCTGAGATCAGGATAACGCTGGCGCAGGGGCTTTAGCAAACGTTCTATAAATACTGCCTCCCTGTCGAATACATCTACGCTGATGTCCGTTACTTCACCATGGATGAGCAACGGCATTCCGATACGCTCCATAGCCACCAAAGCACTATGGATGTGCTTTACATCAGTAACACCTGCAGCGGAGTTAGTTGTAGCATTAGCTGGATAAAGTTTAGCGGCAGTGAACACTCCCTCTTGGAAACCTCGTTTAAGCTCTTCAGTGGAAATGTCATCGGTTAGATAGGCGGTCATCAGCGGCGTAAATCTCGTCCTGCTCGGACAAGCTGAGAGAATTCTGTTTCGATAAGCCCGAGCTGCAGCCATAGTCGCAATTGGGATGCGGAGATTAGGCATCACGACCGCTCGCCGAAAGGTCTTGACAGTGTTCGGTATCACCTGGTTCAACGTCTCACCGTCACGAAGATGAACGTGCCAGTCGTCTGGCACGATCATCTCGAGTTGATCAATCACTTAGCAGGGATGCCGGCTACAGCCAAACGCAACGCAGTAAGACGATCAGGCGTGATGTTTTGATTAGGCAAGCGGTCTGTGAGCTTCAGCTTTTGGAGTCGATTTTCTGTACTGCCAGAGGCACCTACGAGAAACACTTGACGACCCACTTCCATAGCCTCCTTAACAGCATTTTCCAGCGCAATCGCCGCAGTCACTCCAAGGTGAGACACTTCAGAGAGATCGAAAACAACAGCTTGACAGGCTCCGATGGCGTTGTGCTCTCGGGAAATAGCCTTAGCCACACCAAAAATCATTGGACCTGCGAGTTGGAAAAGTAATACCTTGCCAGAAGCCTGATCCAGAAGGACTTGTTCCTCATTACTTAGTTCAACATCATCATCAGCTGTGCTAATCGTCTTCACTTTTTTGGATTGCAATGAGCTCATCCGATCGATTGTGAGTACGTTTGCGACAAACACGCCGATTCCTACCGCAGTGATTAGATCTACCAACACAGTAAGCACTATCACTCCGTAAGTAATCACAGCTGCCTTCAAAGACAAATGGTGGGCTCGTTTTAAAAATTCCCAATCGATGATGTCGATGCCGACTTTTACGGCAATGCCGGCGAGTACAGCTAAGGGAATCCGGGAGGCTAATGGAGCGGCTAACAGCACCACCAGCATCAGAATCATCGCTCGAACAATGCCTGAGAGGGCAGTACGTCCGCCAGTCTGAATATTTACCACAGTTCCCATGGTGGCCCCAGCTCCAGGCAAGGCTCCAAATAGCCCCGCCGTCACATTGGCGAGGCCTTGTCCAATTAATTCTTTGTTGGAATCGTGTTCCGTACGAGTAAGGCTATCTGCAACAACAGAAGTTAGTAAAGCATCGATGCAACCAAGCATTCCCAACACCGCGGCATCAACTATCATGAGGCGCATCTGACCGATTGAAAACGTTGGAAGATGCAGTTCCGGGAAGGCTGCTGAGAATTCAGGAATGGTTCGCAGTTCGGCTGCGGAGAAGAAGGTCAGTGACAACACTGTGCCTAAAACGAGGGCCAAGAGTTGTGGAGGACATAATCGTTTGACTGATTGGGGGGTTAACCACAACACGAGGAGGGTGATTCCAGCCAGGGCTAGTTCCCAGATTTGTGTACCCTCGATCAAAGCCGGCAACTGACTCAATGTTGCCATCACCCCACCTTTTGGTGAGGCTTGACCCAAAAATGGTCCCAGCTGCAGCAGCACTAAAATGATACCTATACCGGACATGAAGCCCGAAATAACTGTGTAGGGCATCATCGTGACGTAACGACCCAATCGGAAAAGTCCGAACAGGATCTGGAAGATGCCTGCCAAAACACCGACGGTGAAGGCCATTGCCAATGCTTGTTCAGGCGAATCAGCAGTGGCGGTAAAGCTGATAATGACCGAGGTGAACACGACCGTCATCGGACCGGTGGGTTCGGAAATCAGGGTTGGAGTCCCTCCGAAGAGGGATGCAACTAAACCAATGATTACAGCTCCCCAAAGGCCTGCAGCGGCTCCTGCCCCCGACGCAATGCCGAAGGCCAATGCCATCGGCAAAGCAATCACAGCAGCGGTTACTCCTCCAAAGACATCGCCTCGGAGATTTGTGACGTTGATTCGATTCAGCAAATCCTGACCTTGCCCTGTGGTTAACGACTTTAGATCGATTCTTGGCAAAGCAGAATTCTCCTAGGTACGCAGTTGCTTATGCCTGAATTCCTGCGGTCAACGATTCAAGTTTTGGTCGGCATCGCCTTTCTCTTTGGCGGGGGTGAACTGTTTGTTCAAGGGTCGGTTGCTTTAGCAGTGATCTTCGGTATCCCTCAGCTGGTGATCGGTCTTACCGTTGTGTCACTGGGTACTAGCGCCCCTGAGTTATTCGTCAGCCTCAATTCAGTCTTGCAAGGCTCCGATGCCCTGGCTCTCAGCAATGTAGTTGGTAGCAACATTTTCAATGTGATGGTGGTTCTAGGTAGCAGTGCTTTGGTACTGCCACTTCATGTAGAAAGTCGACTGGTGCGTCGCGATGTACCTCTAATGATTGCCGTCTCTGCTGCGGTATGGGGAATGGCCTCCGCTGGACGCGTAACTTGGCAGGCTGGATTGTCTCTGGTGCTCGGCCTCATGATTAACACCATCTGGGCAATTAGAACCGCCAGGGAGCAACTAAATGACAATGAAAATGTCGAAACAGAGATTGAAGAGGATAAAGCAGAAGGCGGATGGAATCTGGCCGCGTTTCAGCTAATCGGCGGCATCGCTGTTCTCACAATTGGATCAAGAGTTCTTGTGCATGGTGCAACCAGTGTTGTATCTCTGCTCGGAGTAAGCGAAGAAGTTATCGGTTTGACAATCGTTTCTGCCGGTACATCAATGCCGGAACTAATTACTTCGCTGGTGGCTGCCCTACGTGGTCGAACTGATTTAGCAATCGGCAACGTTGTGGGGAGCTGCTTGCTGAATCTAATGCTTGTACTAGGTGGTACTGCGTTGTTCGCAACGGGGCGAGGGTTAAATGTGACTCCAGAACTCATCAACGAAGACTTGCCGGTGATGCTGCTCACTAGCCTGGCTTGTCTTCCAATTTTCTGGACAAGAGGACAAATCAGTCGCCTCGAGGGGGGGCTGCTACTTGGTTTATATGGACTTTACCTGATTGATAATGTGCTCCCGAGAACCCAACTCTCTAACTGGACTGACGAATTCCGCTTAGTGATGCTTTGTCTTGTTCTACCAACTGTGGTGATCATGATTGCCATGCAAGCCCTTATTTACTGGCGGAATACCAGATCAAAGATTGACTTCCCCAACATTCAAATAAAGTAGTAACTAGAAACTGATAGTTCAAATCAGTCGACCCATTTACCCTATGACATGGTGACAAACTCTTCTGACACGGAAGGGTGCAAGGCCATGGTTCGGTCGAAATCAGCCTTGGTAGCGCCCATACCAACGGCAATCGCTGCCATCTGAATAATTTCAGCTGCATGTTCGCCCACCATATGGCATCCAAGCACCAATTCTGTTTCACGCCTTACCACCAGCTTGAGTAAACAAAGGGGTCCTGTAGCAGGTAAAGCACGTGCCATCGATCGAAAGCGGCAGCGGTATATCAAGACTCCATCGGCGCTGTACCGGGCGATGGCATCTTCTTCAGATAGTCCCACCGTGGCTAGCTCAGGATTACTGAACACGGCACTCGCAACCAAGTTATGGTCGACCTTTCGATGACGATTTGAGAAAACACTGTCGGCGAAAGCTCGACCCTCATCGATGGCGACGGGAGTAAGATTTACTCGATCAGTAACATCTCCAACCGCATAAATATGAGCCATTGACGTGCGGGATTCTGCATCCACCTGTATTCGTCCCTCCTGTACTGCAATATCAGCACGTTCAAGCCCGAGTCCTTGGAGCCAAGGCCTTCGTCCAGTGGCCATTAGAATTGCATCACAGGGCACGCTGCCTCCTTCGGAGAGAAGCGCACTGAGCTGACCAAATGTTCCCCTTACGGCAGCTACACTGCTTCTGAACAGTACCTCAATACCGCTCTCATGCATCCCGTCAAGTACGGCAGCAGCTAGTTCCTCGTCAAACCCTCGAAGCAAGCGGCGACCTCTCACCACTTGGGTGATGGCGACTCCCAAGCCCTGAAGGATGCACGCAAATTCACAGGCGACGAAACCTGCGCCTACCACGATCATGCGTTTGGGGAGATCGGTGAGCTTGAATATGTCATCACTCACCCAAGTGTACTCAATCCCGGGAATCTCTGGGCGAACCGGCCGCCCACCCACAGCGATTAAGAACTTGGCTGCAGATAGTTGCCTCTCCACAGCACCGCCACGTTCGACCGAGATCCCAATGGTATTGGGATCCATGAATTGCCCCCACCCGGTCACTAGTTCAACCCCCGCTTTGTCGAGAAAGTCAAGGTGTAATGCGTTGAGCCGATCGACCTCCGCACGTACACGTCGGAAGAGTTCGGATACATCGGATCGAACAGTACCAAGAGTGAGGCCGTACGCAGAACCGTCCCTCAGCTGATGACGCGCTTGAGCTCCGTAGACGAGTAGCTTTTTCGGTACACAACCGCGAATTACACAAGTGCCGCCAACGCGATCGCCTTCAACAATCGCTACTTTGGCACCATAACGTGACGCCCGCTTTGCCGCCGCTAAACCGCCGGAACCGGCCCCAAGCACAACAAGATCAAAAGGCGATTCCATGGGTAGCGTCACTGCTTACATTCCCGTTAATTATCGGTTTAGAGATGAGTTGATTAGTGAAGAAAAATTTTGATGATTGCCGGTTGGAAGATTGAACCCAAGGAATAATTACATACCAAGTTACACTATTGAGCTGGCGGAGCCTTTGCTTTTTTCTTTATGTTCTCTCCTTTAGCTTTCGCCAATCCGTTGAGCTGGCAAGAGCTGTTGAGACGTGCTGCCCCTGAACAAGAGCGCGTACAGGGAGTTACGAATGCTCAATCTAATCTGCGTTTATTTGGTCACGATTTTCAAAGCGTACGAGTTATCCTCTATCGAGATCACCATGCTTGGTGTCCTTACTGTCAAAAGATCTGGCTTTGGTTGGAATTTAAACGGGTTCCCTACATAGTTCACAAGGTCACTATGCGTTGCTATGGAACCAAGGAACCCTGGTTTTTGAGAAAAGTTCCCTCTGGCATGCTTCCAGCTCTTGAAGTTGACGGGCAATTGGTTACGGAAAGTGATTCGATCTTGCTTTGTCTCGAGGAAAAATTTGGACCTCTTGGCCATTCTATGGTTGATCGCAATTCCCTGGAACTACGCCAATTAGAACGGTTATTGTTTCGTGCCTGGTGCATTTGGCTTTGTACGCCCGGGCTGACACTTCATCAGCAAAAGCAGGCGAAGGAACAGTTCAAAAAAATCGCCCAGCGCCTTGAAAAAGAACTAGAAACCACCCCTGGTCCATGGCTTCGAAGTGACGAGCTTGGAACGATCGATCTAGTGTTTGTTCCTTATTTGGAGCGGATGAATGCCTCCCTAGCCTACTATAAGGGGTATCGGCTGCGACGTGAACACCCCTACATCGATCGTTGGTTCCGCGCTCTGGAGTCGTTAGACAGCTACCGAGGCACTCAGAGCGATATGCACACCCACGTTCACGATCTACCGCCACAAATGGGGGGGTGCTGGACAGACGACACGCCACTCGCTGCTGATCTCGCAGCTCGAATCGATCGCGGAGAAGGACTAGGCGAGGACGAAGCCGTTTGGCCGGAAGATAGCAATTGTGGTCAGGCTGCCATAGCTTTGGGGAGGGTGCTGCGGCATCGGCGACAGTTGCTGAGACGCAACCCGTTAGGCAGCGAAGGGTTTGACCTCCCTTTACGTTGTGCACTCACTTGCCTCATAACTAGTGATGCTTGTCAACCACCCCGGGGCTGTGCAGCCGCATTACGTCACTTACGCGATCGAATTTCAGTTCCACGCGACATGCCTTTACCTGCGGGACGCCTCTTGCGCCAAGCTTTGGAGGTCACTGCTGCGCTGGATGGACCCCAACAAGCCAAACGACTAGGCGTGCGTGACCGCTTTGATCAAGACCCCAGAGACTTTTTAAACCGACAATGACGAAACTACAATAGGGACATTTTTTGTGAGCAGGCGCGTCGCCCCAGTTTATGTTTACCAAATTGCACTAAGACTCCCCGCACGCTAGCTCGGATCTGCTTTATTCATATCTCAAATATTGCAAATTTCTGATGCACTGAGAAAACGCTTGCAGTGCAATAGGCCCTATTAGATAGCGACTTGATTCAACGTTTGCTTCGGGAATCAATTTGTAGCAGATCGCGCACCTTTTGTATTTGACTAGCTAACCGTGGATCTGTGGCTAATTTCTTCTCTACCTGCCCAATAGCGTACATCACCGTCGTGTGATCTTTGCCGCCAAAGGTATCGCCGATTCGAGGGAGACTTAAATCTGTGCCTTGCCGCATCAGATACATTCCCACTTGACGCGCCTGACTAACGGTGCGTCGACGAGTACTACTGCACATTTCCTCTGTAGTGACGGCAAACACCTCAGAAACCTTATCGATAACCTGCTGAGGAGACACCTCCATACCTTGATCGGTTGGATCGAGCATCGGTGCCACTGATTCCACGGTCATAGGCAGCCCTGTGATCGAAGCAAAAGCCACAGCACGGGTAAGTGCTCCTTCTAATTCACGTATGTTGGATGTGAATCGTCCAGCTATGTACTGAATAAGATCTCTGGGTAAAGTCATTTTCTCTTGCTCGGCCTTCCTCTGAAGGATTGCCATCCGCGTCTCTAGATCAGGAGATTGAATATCGGCAATAAGCCCCATCTGGAAGCGAGAGATCAGGCGCTGTTGTAAGCGAGGGATCTGGCTGGGTGGACGATCACTAGCGATGACTACCTGACGGCCAGCCTCATGGAGGGCATTGAAGGTATGAAAAAACTCCTCCTGGGTGTATTCCTTGCCTTCAATAAACTGGATATCATCCACCAAAATCAGGTCAGCAGCACGATAGCGGTTGCGAAAAGCCTGCATACCGTCTTTGCGAATCGCTTGGATCAGATCATTTGTGAATGTTTCAGTCGACACATACGCCACCCGTGCGTCGGGCTTGATTTCAAGGTGGTAGTGACCGATGGCTTGCATCAAATGGGTTTTTCCTAGACCCACACCTCCACAAATGAACAATGGATTGAACTCGTGACCAGGAGCTTCTGCTACCGCTAAAGCGGCTGCGTGGGCCATGCGGCTATTCGGACCCACGACAAATCGTCCAAATACATGGCGAGGATTAAGTGCTGGCAACTGTCGGCGCTGTTCACTGAGTCGTACCGGATTCAAATCTCTGAGAATTTCAGTAGCCTTATTACCTTCTGTCAGGGCCGCATTGGCAACTGACTTAGGCCTAGTCAAGACTGTTTCGGAGAGTACGGTTACCTGAATAGCTCTACCACTGATGCTGCTAGCCATCTCAGCAATAGTAGGAAGCAGCTGTTGGCGTAAGCGAACACTAGTGAAGGGATTGGGCGCTAACAGTTTCAATTCGCCATCGATAAAGCCGCTGCATCCAGTAGGACGGATGAAAGTCTCAAAAGTAGGCTTGCTGAGCTTGTCTTGCAATTTCTGTCGCACTTTGGACCAAAGCTCGTCGCCCGTTTGCACCAAAACCGCCATGCTTTTAAATGGCGAATCTACGCATGTTGACGAGCTCTGGCGGTTTTAAATACTGCAGCAGCGAAACAGTCACAATGAATTATCTTCTTCGCTGGGTCGGATTTGCTCTGATCGGTACAACACTGTCCTCGTGCAGCTTGATCAAATCTCAACTGGGATTGCGTCACGACAGCTCACAGTTGACCCCTCCTGTTGTGGTGAACGACAAGCCACAAAGCGCACCGCTGCAACCGGGAGAAAATGTGATTGTGAGAGCAGTAGATCGGGTAGGACCAGCCGTTGTTCAAATTGACGTTGTAAAGAAGGTCAACAACTCTCTCAACAGCATTTTTGGAATCGGACCGTCTACACAGCGTCAGCAGGGACAGGGATCTGGCTTCATTATACGCAGTAACGGTTTGATTTTGACTAACGAACATGTCGTCCGTGGGGCTAATCAAGTTGCTGTCACTCTTCCAGATGGGCGCAGCTTCAAGGGAAAGGTACTCGGAGGAGATCCCATTACGGATGTGGCGGTGGTGAAGGTGGTGGCCGATAGTCTGCCGGTAGCCTCTCTAGGCAACTCTGACAACCTGAGACCAGGGGAATGGGCAATTGCCATCGGTAACCCCTTCGGCCTCAATAATACCGTGACAGCAGGGATTATTAGCGCCGTCGATCGAACTAATGCCGTGGGAGAAGGCCAACGCGTGCCTTACATCCAGACTGATGCAGCCGTAAACCCAGGGAACAGCGGCGGGCCGCTGATCAATGCGGTCGGCCAAGTAGTCGGCATCAACACAGCTATCAGGACAGCACCGGGAGGAGGTCTCAGCTTTGCTGTACCGGTTAATCTTGCCAAGCGCATTGTTCAGCAAATTGTGAGTACGGGACAAGCGTCCCACCCCTTCATTGGCATCCAACTACGCAACCTGACGCCGCGACTGGCTGAAGAAATCAATGCTGCGGGCAGCGGCTGTAAGGTGCCAAAATTTAACGGGGTCATGATAACGGATGTAGTGCCAAATACACCCGCTGCGAAAGTTGATATTCGCCGGTGCGACCTAATCCTAGGTGTTGATGGGAAATCCGTGCGAAATTCTACAGAGGTGCAACTAGCTGTCGACCGTGGTCAAGTGGGAAGGCCGATGCTACTTAGGCTGAGACGTGATGGCAATGAGATTACGGTGGAAGTGCGGCCGAAAGAACTACCGCGTCGCAATTAAGGTGCCGCGTGTCGTAGTGATGGCTCGTTGGCCGGCACCAAACCGCTGTAAGCGGCGTTTAGAGTCTGATCTGCAACACCACTCTGGGCTGCTTCAAGCCGGTGAGTGTGTGATGCGCATCCAACGCCAGCTGAGTATCCATACTGCCAGGGTACTTTCCCTTATGGAGGCCAACGGGGAAATCGAAACAACTTTGGCGGTTAGTGGACTTGAGCTTAAAGCCGCCCGTCGATGGGGTCAAAATCTTGGCCTAAGTGATATACAACTGCAAGGAGGTGGCAGTTTAGGTTGCCGGATTAAGCGCCAGCTTCTATCAGCACGGCACAGCAAACTCAGCACCCTATTTATAGGGACCGATTTACCAGACCTAAATGCTGTTGATCTTCGATCGGCCATAGCACACCTTCAGACGAAGGATCTAGTGATTGGTCCCACAGACGACGGAGGTTATTGGTTAATTGGATTTGGACCAAGCTTGATATATCGCCCACAGCACTGGCCTTTAGTAGGAATTCCTTGGGGTAAGGCCAACGTACTGGATGTCACCATGACGCAAGCTAAGCACAATGGTTTGCGTACCGCTTCAATCGCACAGCGTAGTGATCTTGATCGCCTTACAGATTTGAGTCGATGGCAGGGCTAAGTGTGGTGATTCCTACCCTCAATGAGGCGAGGTACCTTCCTCTTCTATTGGCAGATTTGCATCGGTGGCGAGATAGTTCACAAATCATTGTCGTGGATGGTGGCAGTACAGATCGAACTATCCAGGTGGCCCTTCAAGGAGGGGCCATCGCTGTGCAGAGTCCAATCAAGGGGCGAGGTCAACAACTGAAATGGGGAATTCAGTTTGCACAAAACAGCTGGCTATTAGTGCTGCATGCCGACAGCCGCTTGAGCGTCGACTGGGTTAATCAAGTCGCAAAGGTCCAAGCCTGCTGCCTTCCTCGCCGCGCGGCTTGGACCTTTGCCTTTCGCATTGATGAACGGCGACCGATGCTGCAGTTGCTGGAGTGGTGCGTGAATATTCGCAGTCGTTGGAAACAGATACCGTACGGAGACCAAGGTCTTCTGATCCATCGTAGTTTGTACGACTTGTCGGGAGGGTACCGACCGTTGGCGCTGATGGAAGACCTTGACCTGGTGTTAAGGCTACGGCGAATCAGCCGGATCGGAATTTTGGGGTGTGCTCTTACTACTAGTGGACGGAGTTGGAAAAAGAGGGGTGTGCTGAAAACAGCTTGGCGTAATGCGCAACTACGACAGCGTTGGACTAATGGTGATAGCCCAGACCAACTCTTAGAAGTCTACAGGAGCTAAACCAAATGCTCAGCCGGCATACCAAAAGGCACACCGATGGGCCTGGGGCTCCAAATCCCATCCCTCACGCCGATAAAAGTCCACCACCCCTGGATCAGCGAACAGGCTTACTCGTTCTGTTCCCATTTGGTTTAAAGCATCAAGAATGTAAGTCATCATCTGTTTACCCAAACCATTGCCTTGATAGAGGGGATGGACAGCCACGTCCCAAACAGTAGCCTCAAAGATCCCATCGCCTGTGCAACGAGCGAAACCTACCAATCGCGGCACCCGCGGGTCATGTCGCCATAAACCCACTTTGAGCAGACTATTATACAAAACCTTTCGAACTCGCCGCATTGGACGGCGGCTCCAACCCACGGCTTCGAGCAAACGTTCCAATTCGACCAAGTCGAAAGGTTTTGTTTGACTAAATATCAAAGTGAGCTGATCATTCGAGCAAGCAC comes from the Synechococcus sp. M16CYN genome and includes:
- a CDS encoding NAD(P)H-quinone oxidoreductase subunit L → MDFQFLTNQIPEETLFVLLAYALIAGLYLVVVPLALYAWMNFRWHSMSKLERLVIYGFVFLFFPGMIVFAPFINFRLSGQGEV
- a CDS encoding DUF3007 family protein, with product MTRGKVLLIGLAVFLIGGLGQISFQMAGFQGFSSGIAAQALLVLIVMVWTTSYMLRVITGRMTYMEQRRRYRSVYDEVAANDIEARFTALTEKEQQALLNQLGADGGEVPTTDRRSPES
- the pyrC gene encoding dihydroorotase, yielding MIDQLEMIVPDDWHVHLRDGETLNQVIPNTVKTFRRAVVMPNLRIPIATMAAARAYRNRILSACPSRTRFTPLMTAYLTDDISTEELKRGFQEGVFTAAKLYPANATTNSAAGVTDVKHIHSALVAMERIGMPLLIHGEVTDISVDVFDREAVFIERLLKPLRQRYPDLRMVLEHITTEQAVDFVGSADQNLAATITPHHLHINRNAMFAGGLLSDFYCLPVAKREQHRLALRRAATSGDRRFFLGTDSAPHVRSAKETSCGCAGIFNAPYALESYALAFDQEGKLDRLEAFASLHGPAFYGLPVNEERIILQRDKQLVPDLVNGFVPFHAGETLPWRLQPRV
- a CDS encoding glutathione S-transferase family protein, which gives rise to MFSPLAFANPLSWQELLRRAAPEQERVQGVTNAQSNLRLFGHDFQSVRVILYRDHHAWCPYCQKIWLWLEFKRVPYIVHKVTMRCYGTKEPWFLRKVPSGMLPALEVDGQLVTESDSILLCLEEKFGPLGHSMVDRNSLELRQLERLLFRAWCIWLCTPGLTLHQQKQAKEQFKKIAQRLEKELETTPGPWLRSDELGTIDLVFVPYLERMNASLAYYKGYRLRREHPYIDRWFRALESLDSYRGTQSDMHTHVHDLPPQMGGCWTDDTPLAADLAARIDRGEGLGEDEAVWPEDSNCGQAAIALGRVLRHRRQLLRRNPLGSEGFDLPLRCALTCLITSDACQPPRGCAAALRHLRDRISVPRDMPLPAGRLLRQALEVTAALDGPQQAKRLGVRDRFDQDPRDFLNRQ
- the trpA gene encoding tryptophan synthase subunit alpha; translated protein: MSTQQPSTIALRFEQLKKSGHMALIPFLMAGDPDLSVTAEVLAGLEAAGADMVELGVPYSDPLADGPVIQAAAARALASKTTLTTVLEMVSSLRGRLSIPIILFTYSNPLLNMGMERFCDQAAKAGASGLVVPDLPLEEAKQLSLVAAQTRIDLILLVAPTTPLRRMSCIAQNSRGFTYLVSVTGVTGERSRVENRVKGLVQALKQTSSLPVAVGFGISGVEQMRQVRNWGADGAIIGSALVKRMASVEPDAITAEAISFCAKLRQAAD
- the gorA gene encoding glutathione-disulfide reductase, with product MESPFDLVVLGAGSGGLAAAKRASRYGAKVAIVEGDRVGGTCVIRGCVPKKLLVYGAQARHQLRDGSAYGLTLGTVRSDVSELFRRVRAEVDRLNALHLDFLDKAGVELVTGWGQFMDPNTIGISVERGGAVERQLSAAKFLIAVGGRPVRPEIPGIEYTWVSDDIFKLTDLPKRMIVVGAGFVACEFACILQGLGVAITQVVRGRRLLRGFDEELAAAVLDGMHESGIEVLFRSSVAAVRGTFGQLSALLSEGGSVPCDAILMATGRRPWLQGLGLERADIAVQEGRIQVDAESRTSMAHIYAVGDVTDRVNLTPVAIDEGRAFADSVFSNRHRKVDHNLVASAVFSNPELATVGLSEEDAIARYSADGVLIYRCRFRSMARALPATGPLCLLKLVVRRETELVLGCHMVGEHAAEIIQMAAIAVGMGATKADFDRTMALHPSVSEEFVTMS
- a CDS encoding SulP family inorganic anion transporter yields the protein MLNRINVTNLRGDVFGGVTAAVIALPMALAFGIASGAGAAAGLWGAVIIGLVASLFGGTPTLISEPTGPMTVVFTSVIISFTATADSPEQALAMAFTVGVLAGIFQILFGLFRLGRYVTMMPYTVISGFMSGIGIILVLLQLGPFLGQASPKGGVMATLSQLPALIEGTQIWELALAGITLLVLWLTPQSVKRLCPPQLLALVLGTVLSLTFFSAAELRTIPEFSAAFPELHLPTFSIGQMRLMIVDAAVLGMLGCIDALLTSVVADSLTRTEHDSNKELIGQGLANVTAGLFGALPGAGATMGTVVNIQTGGRTALSGIVRAMILMLVVLLAAPLASRIPLAVLAGIAVKVGIDIIDWEFLKRAHHLSLKAAVITYGVIVLTVLVDLITAVGIGVFVANVLTIDRMSSLQSKKVKTISTADDDVELSNEEQVLLDQASGKVLLFQLAGPMIFGVAKAISREHNAIGACQAVVFDLSEVSHLGVTAAIALENAVKEAMEVGRQVFLVGASGSTENRLQKLKLTDRLPNQNITPDRLTALRLAVAGIPAK
- a CDS encoding calcium/sodium antiporter; the encoded protein is MPEFLRSTIQVLVGIAFLFGGGELFVQGSVALAVIFGIPQLVIGLTVVSLGTSAPELFVSLNSVLQGSDALALSNVVGSNIFNVMVVLGSSALVLPLHVESRLVRRDVPLMIAVSAAVWGMASAGRVTWQAGLSLVLGLMINTIWAIRTAREQLNDNENVETEIEEDKAEGGWNLAAFQLIGGIAVLTIGSRVLVHGATSVVSLLGVSEEVIGLTIVSAGTSMPELITSLVAALRGRTDLAIGNVVGSCLLNLMLVLGGTALFATGRGLNVTPELINEDLPVMLLTSLACLPIFWTRGQISRLEGGLLLGLYGLYLIDNVLPRTQLSNWTDEFRLVMLCLVLPTVVIMIAMQALIYWRNTRSKIDFPNIQIK